In Mustela nigripes isolate SB6536 chromosome 12, MUSNIG.SB6536, whole genome shotgun sequence, one DNA window encodes the following:
- the JMJD4 gene encoding 2-oxoglutarate and iron-dependent oxygenase JMJD4, producing the protein MDRETLAFAESHFRRLRGQPAGGAGASPGRVDFIASPASFSYADFFKRYLLPNVPCVFSCAFTEGWGCRRRWVTPGGRPDFQHLLRVAGDAVVPVADCGRQEYNAHPKEHMLLRDYLRYWTEHIESGYSSPRGCLYLKDWHLCRDSSVEDVFTLPVYFSSDWLNEYWDALDVDDYRFVYMGPAGSWSPFHADIFRSFSWSANICGRKKWLFFPPGQEEALRDRHGGLPYDVTSPALLDSHLYPRHGHCSPALELTQEAGEMVFVPSGWHHQVHNLEDTISINHNWVNGCNLANMWHFLQQELRAVQQEVSQWKETMPDWHHHCQVIMRSCTGINFEEFYHFLKVIAERRLLLLAEGTDSGAMEGSAGSGLGPHQAAFDVSRITEVLASVVAHPDFQKVDTGMFSPRPEELLQQLEEVVASTESI; encoded by the exons ATGGACCGCGAGACGCTAGCGTTCGCAGAGAGCCACTTCCGACGCCTGCGGGGGCAGCCGGCTGGCGGGGCAGGCGCGTCCCCGGGCCGCGTGGACTTCATCGCGAGCCCCGCCTCCTTCTCGTACGCCGACTTCTTCAAGCGCTACCTCCTGCCCAACGTGCCGTGCGTCTTCTCGTGCGCCTTCACCGAGGGCTGGGGCTGCAGGCGGCGCTGGGTGACGCCGGGCGGGCGGCCGGACTTCCAGCACCTGCTAC GTGTCGCAGGGGACGCCGTGGTGCCGGTGGCCGACTGCGGGCGGCAGGAGTACAACGCGCACCCCAAGGAGCATATGCTGCTGCGCGACTACCTGCGCTACTGGACTGAGCACATCGAGAGCGGCTACTCGTCCCCGCGGGGCTGCCTGTACCTCAAGGACTGGCACCTGTGCAG GGACTCCTCAGTGGAGGACGTGTTCACCCTGCCTGTGTACTTCTCGTCTGACTGGCTCAATGAATACTGGGACGCCCTGGATGTGGATGACTACCGCTTTGTCTACATGGGGCCTGCTGGCTCCTG GTCACCGTTCCATGCCGACATCTTCCGCTCCTTCAGCTGGTCTGCCAACATCTGTGGGAGGAAAAAGTGGCTCTTCTTCCCTCCGGGGCAGGAAGAAGCCCTGCGGGATCGCCATGGAGGCCTGCCCTATGATGTGACCTCGCCTGCACTCCTCGACAGCCACCTGTACCCCAGGCACGGGCACTGCAGCCCGGCCCTGGAGCTCACACAGGAGGCAGGCGAGATGGTCTTTGTGCCCAGTGGCTGGCACCACCAAGTCCACAACCTG GAGGACACCATCTCCATCAACCATAACTGGGTCAATGGCTGTAATCTGGCCAATATGTGGCACTTCTTGCAGCAAGAGCTCCGGGCCGTGCAGCAGGAGGTCAGCCAGTGGAAGGAAACTATGCCAGACTGGCACCATCATTGCCAG GTCATCATGAGGTCCTGCACTGGAATCAACTTTGAAGAATTTTACCACTTTCTCAAGGTCATTGCTGAACGGAGGCTCCTCCTCCTGGCGGAAGGGACGGACTCTGGTGCCATGGAGGGCAGTGCAGGTTCTGGGCTGGGCCCCCATCAGGCTGCGTTTGATGTCAGCCGGATCACGGAGGTGCTGGCATCTGTGGTGGCCCACCCCGACTTCCAGAAAGTGGACACTGGCATGTTCTCCCCGCGGCCGGAGGAGCTCTTGCAGCAGCTGGAGGAGGTCGTGGCCAGCACTGAGTCTATCTAG